The window ATTGGCATTGTTAATACGGTCGTTGCCAGTATACTGGTTTTCACTAAACAAAGAGCTAAAGTTCAAGTCGGTGTCACTGGTGTCGAAAATTGGAATGTCAGATTGCTTGGCTTTTGGAATGTACACGTAAAACATTCTCGGCTCTATTGTTTGCGTGTAGTTACGGCTTGCAATTTTGAAGTCGCGATCAAAAAATAAACCGCCATCTATACTGGCGATAGGCAATGTACGCTCTAGCGAGCTGTTGTTATTTGGATCGTTATTCAGGCTATAACTCGTATGGTGAATACCAATTTTAGGCGTAATGTAACCATAGGTTTGATTCATCGGTAAGCTAATGCTTGGATATATTGTAAAGCGGGAGCCTGTGACTTTGGCTGGCGCATTCTTATTGGTATCGAAGGCAACTAGCTGTGTATACAAATTAGCATTAAAATTACCATAGTCTTTGTTGCCATTCAATGTTAATTGCGGCAACCGTTCGTACGGGTAGGATAAGTTATCTAAAGTCTGAAATTTTTGTGCAAGGGCATTAAAATTCCATGTGTCGTCAGCGTAATCTACATTAAATTGCTGTGGCAAAGTAACGCGGCTGGTTGTGACAATACGTGTTGATAAGTCTGCAAAATACTCATTGTCAGAAACTTTTTCTAGGCTATAGCCAGCAGACCAGCCTTTGCCCAAATTCTGTTGGTGTTTTAGGTTTACGTAATATCGATTCTGGCCAGTTTGGTCATCACTTGGTAGGTACTCAAGGTCATCAATACCCGAAAAACTATCTTCCAAATATCTAAACTCACCTTGTAGTTGTACGCCGCGCTTACTCAAAACGCGTGTTGCAAGTGTTGCATCCATATTGGGTGAAATGTTCCAATAGAAAGGCACCGTTAACTCAAGGCCACTTTTAGTCGTGGTGCCGTAAGTTGGTGCAAGTAACCCACTTTTACGTTGATTGTTAAATGAGAAGCTAATCCATGGCGTGTAAATTAGCGGTACGCCTTTAAACTCAATATAAGCATTTTTGGCTACACCAGTCTTACTGTAGTCATTCAGGTTTAATTCTTTGGCTTTGATATACCAGTCATCTACACCAGCATCGCAAGTAGTGTAGCGCGCATCTTTCAGTGTTTTTCTATCTTGGCCTTCAAAAATAATAGCTTTTGCATCACCGCGTGCGTTCGATGAGCGAGGTGAGGAGTTTTCATCTGAATTGCCTTGCGACTGATTGCCATCAGACACTTCTGTTGCCAATGAGTATGTGCTTGTTCCACCAATTTGCTGGCTTTGCAAGTTGCCTAAGCTTTTAGAGAATTTTTCAGAACTTTTAACGTTAGTTTGGATTTTCTTAGCATCTGCATTTTCGGTATCTTCAATAATGCTGATTGAGGCGTCTTTAATTTCGCCTATGCTTTCTGATAAGTGCATGTGTAGCTCAGGTCCGGTAAGTTGAGCGCTGCCGACATTGATGCTGGCATTGCCAGTGACATGCAACTCATCATTTTGGACGTTGTAATCTATTAAGTCGCCAGTGATATTTTGTTTGCCACGGCTGATTTTAGCGTTACCAATCGCCCGCATCTCTCTATCAAGATGTAGCTCTAGTTTATCGCCTTCAATGACAAGCGCATCTGCATTTGCCTTTACAGCATTCGCTTCATCAGACGTGTCAGCTAAACCAAGTGTGTCGCCTATAGTTGAAGATTCAACAGGAATCACTTCACTTTCGGCATGCGAGCGTAAGCTGCAAAGTAACAAAGCAGCGGTTAAGCCACTTAAAAAACGGCTTTTTAGCATGAAGTTAACACATTGAATAGAGTTGGAATGTAAGGCACGAGTATATAGGCAGACGGTTTTATTTTATCAGTGATAAAATCTCATAAATTGGACTTTTTGGCAATCAATAAATCGTTTTGCCCCTTTAATGCTCTTTGTATTTTTATAGGACAAAGCGCGATAAAGCAACATTATATAACATTGGATAGATAGCTGTGGATGATAGACAACAACAACTCAACGCTTGGTTAAGCAAGACCTTACCAGATTCAGACTTCAAGCTAACAACAGCATCGGCAGATGCTAGCTTCAGGCGCTATTTTAGAGTGCATTTAGCTAATCAAACTTTAATCGCGATGGATGCACCACCGCCACAGGAGGATTGCACGCCATTTGTAAAAGTGGCTAAGCTGTTTTTAGATGCTGGTTTAAATGTGCCCAAGGTGGTCGCTCAAGATTTAGTGAATGGCTTTTTGCTATTAAGTGATTTAGGTAATGATACTTACTTGCAACATTTGAATAATGAGACCGCGCAAATGCTGTATTTTGATGCGACGAATGCGCTGATTAAATTGCAGTTAGCCAGTAAAAGCCATGATTTACCTGCTTATGATGAGGCCTTACTCACACGTGAGATGCAATTGTTCCCGGATTGGTATGTGAGTAAGCATTTAGGTCAAACACTTAACGCCGAGCAGCAAGGTTGGTTGCAACAGACCTTTACCTCCCTAAATAAAAACATATTATCGCAAGGTCAGGTCACCGTGCATCGTGATTATCACTCACGCAACTTGATGGTGACGCATGAAAATACGCCTGGCATATTAGATTTTCAAGATGCCGTACATGGCGCCATTACTTACGATTTAGTCTCTTTGCTTAAAGATGCTTATATTCAGTGGGATGAAGAGCAGATTATCGATATTGCGGTGCGTTATTGGGAACCTGCTAAAAAAGCGGGTCTGCCTGTAGCCAATGACTTTAGTGAGTTCTATCGTGACTTTGAATGGATGGGCGCGCAACGACATATTAAAGTGTTAGGCATATTTGCGCGACTTAGCCACCGTGACGGTAAAGATGGCTACCTAAAAGACATGCCACTGGTGATGCATTATTTGCGCAAAGTCTGCGAGCGCTATGTGGAGTTGCGCCCGATGCTGCGACTGTTAGATGCGCTTGAAGGACGTGTGCCGCGTCCTAAATATGTAGTTTAGATAGTTAAAAGCCATTTATGAAAGCCATGATACTAGCCGCTGGTCGTGGCGAACGTATGCGCCCACTGACCGACCACACACCTAAACCGTTGTTAAAGGTGGGTGGCAAGCCACTTATTGTTTGGCATTTGGAACGATTAGCAAAAGCTGGTTTCAAAGAGGTTGTGATTAACCATGCGCATTTAGGTGAGCAGATTGAACAGGCGCTGGGTGACGGCAGTCAATGGGCTATGCAAGTTCAATACAGTCCTGAAAAAACAGCCTTAGAAACGGCAGGAGGCATTGCCAATGCTTTGCCTCTGTTAGGTGCTGAACCGTTCTTGGTGGTGAATGGAGATACGTTTACTGAGATTGATTTTGGTGTTTTAAAGCATGCCTTGCAAGCTAATCACCATGCGCATCTTGTATTGGTAAACAACCCGCCGCAGCACCCCAATGGCGACTTTGCTATTGAAGCTGATAGGCTTAAAAACACAGGCGAAAAAATGCTGACATTTTCAGGCGTTGGTGTATATCACCCAGATTTATTTGCTAGCGTGACACGTGGCGAGCCGGCAAAGCTTGCGCCTTTGTTGAGACAAGCGATTGCTGAAAATCAAGCAACAGCTGAGTATTATCAAGGTGTGTGGCATGATATAGGCACGCCTGAGCGCTTGAATATGTTGAATGAAGAGTTAAAACTGCGAGCGAGATAACGAATGAAAAAGGAACCGACTCAATGAGTCAACTATTTGAATTTCAACAACGTAGATCTAAGCTTCTGAGCGCGATGGGCGAAGGTATTGCCATTATTCCCACCGCACCAGAAGCTATTCGCAATCGCGATAGTCATTATCCATACCGGTTTGATAGTTACTTTTACTATTTAACGGGCTTCAAAGAACCAGAGTCTGTAGTCGTGCTGGTGGCTGGCGCGACACCTAAAAGCATATTATTTTGTCGCGATAAAGACATGGAGCGGGAGATTTGGGATGGCTTCCGTTATGGAGCAGAAGCCGCTAAAGCTGAATTCGGATTTGATGAAGCTTACTCAGTCAATGAACTTGATGCAGTGATTCTGAAGTTGTTGGCGAATCAGCCTAAGTTATTCTTCAGTTTGGGTGAAAGTGCTAGTTGGGATGTTCGTGTGGTGGGTTGGATGAACACCTTGCGTACGCAGGCGCGCAGTGGTGTTCATGTGCCTGATGATGTGAGTGATATACGTCAATTAGTGGATGAAATGCGTTTGATTAAATCACCATTTGAGATTGATTTAATGCGCCGTTCAGCCAATATTGCCGCATCAGCGCATAATCGTGCCATGCAGTTTGTCGGGTCTAATTTTTCTAGACCGAATATGATGGAATATGAGGTCGAAGCGGAATTCTTGCACGAGTTTTATCGCAATGGAGCGCAAGCGCCTGCTTATACCAGCATTGTCGCGGGTGGCGCGAATGCTTGCACGCTGCATTACAACGCTAATAATGCAAAGTTGAATGATGGTGATTTGTTGCTGATTGATGCGGGTTGCGAGTTAGATGGCTATGCCTCAGATATTACGCGTACTTTCCCTGTGAACGGCAAGTTTAGTGCTGCGCAAAAAGATATTTACGAGCTAGTGTTGGCTTCGCAAGCCGCGGCGATTGCAAAGGTCAATACCAGCAACCATTGGAACGCTCCCCATGAAGCGGCATTAGATGTGTTGGTGCAAGGTTTTATTGATTTAAAACTATGCAAAGGTAGCAAAGAAGCCGTGCTGGAAAATGGCGATTACCGTCAGTTCTACATGCATCGCACTGGACACTGGTTGGGTTTAGACGTGCATGATGCAGGCGAGTATAAAGATAAAGCTGATCATTGGCGTATGCTCATACCAAATATGACGCTGACGGTTGAGCCTGGCTGCTATATTCGTCCCGCCGAAAATGTGCCTGAAGCTTTCTGGAATATTGGTATTCGTATTGAAGATGATGTGCTGGTGACGAACGAGGGCTGCGAGGTGCTGACTAAAAATGCGCTTAAAACAGTGGTCGATATTGAGGCCTTAATGGCTAGTAAGTAGCATGAAGGACTAAATGAGCGACATTGTAGAAAATATTGTCATAGTCGGTGGCGGGCCAGTAGGCGCCACTTTGGCTCTTCTGCTGGCAAAGCAGGGCGTATCAGTGACGGTGTTAGAGGCACGTAAACACAGGGCTGCTTACAATGAGAGCAGGGCACTGGCTTTGTCATACGGTAGCAAGCGTATTCTTGAAAAGTTGGGTGTTTGGGGCAGCTTGGCGAAAAGTGCTACCGCCATTAATACTATCCATGTGTCACAAAAAGGTAGTCTTGGTCGTTCAAAATTGCAAGCGAGCGATTACAAGCAAGAGGCACTTGGTTATGTGTTGTCTTATGGCGCGCTGAGTGAGGCGCTTGATGTAGAACTTGCAAATCAATCTTTAGTCAACTTTGTATTTGAGGCTTCCGCTGAGCACATCGCTCATATAAGCACTCATGCCAGTGTGACTTATGCCTATCAAGGTGAGTCACATACTTTAAATAGTCGATTAGTAGTGTTGGCTGATGGTGGTCGCAGTTTGGATGAAATTGCAGGTCTGGTTAAAGAAACCAAAGAGTATGGCCATGATGCGCTGATTTCTAAAATCAGCGCGGAGTTGCCACATAATAATGTCGCATATGAGCGTTTTACTGTGAGCGGTCCAATGGCTTTGCTGCCTAACGGAGCACGTGACTTTTCATTGGTGTGGACGGGCAAAAAAGAATACGTTAATGCATTGCTGGCACTGAGTGACGCAGAGTTCTTAGCGCAGTTTCACGAACAGTTTGGCGATAGAGTGGGGCAATTTTTAAGTGTAGAAAAACGTATGGCATTTCCATTAAAGCTATCACAATTAAAAACGACTGAAACACCTCATTTGGTCGTTATTGGCAACGCCGCGCAAACCATGCATCCTGTAGCAGGGCAAGGCTTTAATGTAGGCTTGCGAGATGCAGAGTCTCTTGCGCAATCAATCGCTACTGCAGCGCCAGCAGATTTGGGATGTCAGAAAATGTTGGCCGACTATCGCGCGAGCCGGCAATCTGACACTAAAAACGGTTTGTTGTTTACTGACTTTTTAGTGAATATTTTTTCTAATGAGATTGTTGGTATCAACGGCTTAAGGAGCGCAGGTCTAGGCCTGTTTGATCTGATTAAACCTATCAAACAGCATTTGGTCAGTAAAATGAGTTACGGCAAATGAGTGAAATATTACGTACCGATGTGACGATTGTAGGCGCTGGCTTAGTCGGTCTTGCGGCGGCTGTTGCAATGCACCAAGCAGGTTTTTCTGTGGTGTTAGTTGATAGCAAAAATCCTGTGGGTACTGATTTTGCAGATGACACTTGGGATGCAAGAATCTATGCGATTAGCCCAAAAAATGCGCAATGGCTAGATGATTTAGGCGTATGGCCATTAATGAATCAATCACGTATTGGCAAAATGCAGTCTATGGAAATATTTGGTGAAACTGATAGCTCTCAAGGTCAGCACGCGCCAATCACCCTATCAGCTAATGATGTGAATGCAGATTCTTTAGGCTACATCGTCGAGTCGAAATCTCTGATGCAGGCCTTGCTCAAGCAGGTTGTAGCTTTAGGCATTCAGACGCGATTTGATAGTCCGTGTGAAGCGGTTAGCAATAAGCCAGATAAAGCTGTATTGCATCTACAGCATCACCAGTCGATTGAAAGCACATTATTGTTGGCTGCCGATGGTAGCCACTCTTGGGTGCGTCAACAGCTGAACATGCCGATGCAGCAAAAGTCTTATGAACAAACGGCGATAGTTGCGAATTTTACTGCGACAAAGCCGCATGGCAATATTGCTAGACAGTGGTTTGCGCAAGATGCAGAAAGTCAAAATAGTATTTTGGCCTGGTTGCCGTTACCTGATAATACAGTTTCTATTGTTTGGTCTGTGTCAACCAACTATGCCGATGAACTGTTAAGATTAAGTGATGATAAGTTTACCAATACAGTGAAGTTGGCGGGTAATAGCATATTAGGTGATTTTAAATTACTAAGCCCAGCTATGCGGTTTCCGTTGAGTTTACAAAAGACAAGCACCTTGGTGCAAAATAGTGTGGTTTTGGTAGGTGATGCTGCACATCAAGTTCATCCGATGGCAGGCCAAGGGGTTAATTTAGGTTTTAGAGACGTGGTGGATTTGCTTGATACTTTGAAAACTAAAAATCAATATCAATTATTAAATGATACTCACCTGCTCAAACAATACATGCGCAAAAGAAAAGTTGATATTTTGAATATGGTGTTGTTAACCGATACACTTTATCATTTGTTCAGAAGTCAGAATGCAGCAATAAAAGCAGTCAGGAACTGGGGATTGTCTGCGACTAACCATCAAGCAATCAAAAAAATGTTAGTTTCAAACGCAGTATCACTTTAATATGTTGCGATTAAACTAAAAGTTTTCATACAAATTAATCAAATTTAAGTTAATTCAAAATCAAGGAAATTGCATGTTCAAAAAATTAGTCAGCTTTACTTTATTAAGTGCTGCATGCGTTGGAGTTTCAACTTCTGCAATAGCCGATGAAGCAAGTGTGAAAAAAGCTGTAGAAGCAGCTTACCCAAAATTTAAGGTAGAGAGCGTAGCGAAAACACCTTACGCAGGTTTGTATGAAGTATTTATGGGTGGTCAGATTATCTACACCGATGAAAAAATGTCTTTCTTGATTGCAGAAGGACATTTAGTTGACCCTAAAACTAAAAAAGACATTACTGGCGAACGTATGGAAGAGTTAACCAAAATTGACTTCTCTACACTGCCTTTAGATCAAGCGATTAAAGTGGTAAAAGGTAATGGTAGCCGTAAATTAGTCGTGTTTTCGGATGTAGATTGCCCATATTGCAAGCGTTTAGAGCAAAATGAATTAACTAATATCACTGATGTGACCGTTTATACTTTTCTTTATCCGATTCAGCAATTACATCCAGATTCAGCGAATAAATCTAAAGCGATTTGGTGCGCAAGCAATCGGGTAAAAGCTTGGCAAGACTGGATTTTGAATGGTCAATTACCTAGCTCAGCTGGTAATTGCGAAGTACCGATCGAAAAAATTGGCGACTTGGCGAGAAAGCTTGGAGTTACCAGTACGCCTACGTTGATATTTGCAGATGGTAAACGTATGTTAGGTGCACAACCTTATAAGGACATTGAACGGGCTATGGTGGCAGCTAAAAAGTAAATGATAATTTTTTTGTAGCTAATTTGGTTGTGAGTGGAAAACAATAGCGACTAAACTAGTCGCTATTGTTATTTTTGGTAGAAAAGCTAATTTGTTATTCAATGTAGTTTAACTTTAATTAAACTACCGAGCCCATTTTAAATATAGGCATATACATGGCGATAACCAGCCCACCAATCAGAACGCCGAGCACAACCATGATGACTGGTTCCATCAAGCTAGCTAGTGCATCAACTGCATCATCAACTTCAGCTTCAAAAAAATCTGCTACTTTACTTAGCATAGCATCCAATGCGCCAGATTCTTCACCAATGGCTGTCATTTGTAGCACCATATTAGGAAATACATCGGTATTTTGCATAGCAACAGTTAGGCTTGTACCCGTACTAATTTCACTCTGTACTTTTTTTGTTGCGTCATAGTAAACACGGTTGCCAGATGCTCCCGCAACTGAGTCTAAGGCTTCTACAAGAGGTACACCAGCAGAAAACATAGTCGCTAAAGTACGAGCCCATCGCGCAATTGTAGCTTTTCGAATTAGTGGACCAAAAACAGGAACCTTAAGAATTAATCGATCCATGGTGGCTTGCATGCTCAGAGAGCGTTTCCATGTGTAAAAGAAAAACCAAATGCCGAATCCAATGGAACCAAAAATCGCCCACCACCATTGCACAAAAATATCTGAAATCGCCATGACAATTAAAGTCGGGGCTGGTAACTCTGCGCCAAACCCATCGAATAGTGTCTTAAATGCTGGAATCACAAAAATCATTATCACTGCGACAATCACAAATGCAACTACGATAATTGATATTGGATAGAAAAGAGCTGACTTAATCTTTGATTTAATAGCGAGTATTTTTTCTTTATAAGTAGCAAGGCGATCAAGTAGCGTGTCTAAAATACCTGCTTGCTCCCCTGCACCGATTAA is drawn from Methylotenera versatilis 301 and contains these coding sequences:
- a CDS encoding FAD-dependent monooxygenase; amino-acid sequence: MSEILRTDVTIVGAGLVGLAAAVAMHQAGFSVVLVDSKNPVGTDFADDTWDARIYAISPKNAQWLDDLGVWPLMNQSRIGKMQSMEIFGETDSSQGQHAPITLSANDVNADSLGYIVESKSLMQALLKQVVALGIQTRFDSPCEAVSNKPDKAVLHLQHHQSIESTLLLAADGSHSWVRQQLNMPMQQKSYEQTAIVANFTATKPHGNIARQWFAQDAESQNSILAWLPLPDNTVSIVWSVSTNYADELLRLSDDKFTNTVKLAGNSILGDFKLLSPAMRFPLSLQKTSTLVQNSVVLVGDAAHQVHPMAGQGVNLGFRDVVDLLDTLKTKNQYQLLNDTHLLKQYMRKRKVDILNMVLLTDTLYHLFRSQNAAIKAVRNWGLSATNHQAIKKMLVSNAVSL
- a CDS encoding DsbC family protein, yielding MFKKLVSFTLLSAACVGVSTSAIADEASVKKAVEAAYPKFKVESVAKTPYAGLYEVFMGGQIIYTDEKMSFLIAEGHLVDPKTKKDITGERMEELTKIDFSTLPLDQAIKVVKGNGSRKLVVFSDVDCPYCKRLEQNELTNITDVTVYTFLYPIQQLHPDSANKSKAIWCASNRVKAWQDWILNGQLPSSAGNCEVPIEKIGDLARKLGVTSTPTLIFADGKRMLGAQPYKDIERAMVAAKK
- the murU gene encoding N-acetylmuramate alpha-1-phosphate uridylyltransferase MurU; amino-acid sequence: MKAMILAAGRGERMRPLTDHTPKPLLKVGGKPLIVWHLERLAKAGFKEVVINHAHLGEQIEQALGDGSQWAMQVQYSPEKTALETAGGIANALPLLGAEPFLVVNGDTFTEIDFGVLKHALQANHHAHLVLVNNPPQHPNGDFAIEADRLKNTGEKMLTFSGVGVYHPDLFASVTRGEPAKLAPLLRQAIAENQATAEYYQGVWHDIGTPERLNMLNEELKLRAR
- a CDS encoding aminopeptidase P N-terminal domain-containing protein; translation: MSQLFEFQQRRSKLLSAMGEGIAIIPTAPEAIRNRDSHYPYRFDSYFYYLTGFKEPESVVVLVAGATPKSILFCRDKDMEREIWDGFRYGAEAAKAEFGFDEAYSVNELDAVILKLLANQPKLFFSLGESASWDVRVVGWMNTLRTQARSGVHVPDDVSDIRQLVDEMRLIKSPFEIDLMRRSANIAASAHNRAMQFVGSNFSRPNMMEYEVEAEFLHEFYRNGAQAPAYTSIVAGGANACTLHYNANNAKLNDGDLLLIDAGCELDGYASDITRTFPVNGKFSAAQKDIYELVLASQAAAIAKVNTSNHWNAPHEAALDVLVQGFIDLKLCKGSKEAVLENGDYRQFYMHRTGHWLGLDVHDAGEYKDKADHWRMLIPNMTLTVEPGCYIRPAENVPEAFWNIGIRIEDDVLVTNEGCEVLTKNALKTVVDIEALMASK
- a CDS encoding type II secretion system F family protein, encoding MAANIKATKEVTYSWEGKDKKGRSVKGEIRATGESFVNATLRRQGIVVTKVKKQSSFTNKGSVSDKDITLFTRQLATMMKAGVPLLQSFDIVGKGHSNPAVAKLLLDIKSDVETGSSMSAAFRKYPLYFDALFCNLIGAGEQAGILDTLLDRLATYKEKILAIKSKIKSALFYPISIIVVAFVIVAVIMIFVIPAFKTLFDGFGAELPAPTLIVMAISDIFVQWWWAIFGSIGFGIWFFFYTWKRSLSMQATMDRLILKVPVFGPLIRKATIARWARTLATMFSAGVPLVEALDSVAGASGNRVYYDATKKVQSEISTGTSLTVAMQNTDVFPNMVLQMTAIGEESGALDAMLSKVADFFEAEVDDAVDALASLMEPVIMVVLGVLIGGLVIAMYMPIFKMGSVV
- a CDS encoding LPS-assembly protein LptD codes for the protein MLKSRFLSGLTAALLLCSLRSHAESEVIPVESSTIGDTLGLADTSDEANAVKANADALVIEGDKLELHLDREMRAIGNAKISRGKQNITGDLIDYNVQNDELHVTGNASINVGSAQLTGPELHMHLSESIGEIKDASISIIEDTENADAKKIQTNVKSSEKFSKSLGNLQSQQIGGTSTYSLATEVSDGNQSQGNSDENSSPRSSNARGDAKAIIFEGQDRKTLKDARYTTCDAGVDDWYIKAKELNLNDYSKTGVAKNAYIEFKGVPLIYTPWISFSFNNQRKSGLLAPTYGTTTKSGLELTVPFYWNISPNMDATLATRVLSKRGVQLQGEFRYLEDSFSGIDDLEYLPSDDQTGQNRYYVNLKHQQNLGKGWSAGYSLEKVSDNEYFADLSTRIVTTSRVTLPQQFNVDYADDTWNFNALAQKFQTLDNLSYPYERLPQLTLNGNKDYGNFNANLYTQLVAFDTNKNAPAKVTGSRFTIYPSISLPMNQTYGYITPKIGIHHTSYSLNNDPNNNSSLERTLPIASIDGGLFFDRDFKIASRNYTQTIEPRMFYVYIPKAKQSDIPIFDTSDTDLNFSSLFSENQYTGNDRINNANQLSLALTSRLIESDTGIQRLTASIGQRYYFADQTVSLPDATLRKSNSSDIIAGLSSYLKTSWNVDAFWQYNTDDSRSVRTTVSSHYAPEPGKALNLSYSYRRDTPGALTSTGLDQFDLSGQWPLGKGWYGVGRINYSLRESSIIETLAGLEYDAGCWQTRTVIQRVSTATANANYAFFFQLELGGLASIGANPLSVIKRNIPGYVNTGLIPDTYQQPYYE
- a CDS encoding FAD-dependent oxidoreductase, which produces MSDIVENIVIVGGGPVGATLALLLAKQGVSVTVLEARKHRAAYNESRALALSYGSKRILEKLGVWGSLAKSATAINTIHVSQKGSLGRSKLQASDYKQEALGYVLSYGALSEALDVELANQSLVNFVFEASAEHIAHISTHASVTYAYQGESHTLNSRLVVLADGGRSLDEIAGLVKETKEYGHDALISKISAELPHNNVAYERFTVSGPMALLPNGARDFSLVWTGKKEYVNALLALSDAEFLAQFHEQFGDRVGQFLSVEKRMAFPLKLSQLKTTETPHLVVIGNAAQTMHPVAGQGFNVGLRDAESLAQSIATAAPADLGCQKMLADYRASRQSDTKNGLLFTDFLVNIFSNEIVGINGLRSAGLGLFDLIKPIKQHLVSKMSYGK
- a CDS encoding aminoglycoside phosphotransferase family protein, producing MDDRQQQLNAWLSKTLPDSDFKLTTASADASFRRYFRVHLANQTLIAMDAPPPQEDCTPFVKVAKLFLDAGLNVPKVVAQDLVNGFLLLSDLGNDTYLQHLNNETAQMLYFDATNALIKLQLASKSHDLPAYDEALLTREMQLFPDWYVSKHLGQTLNAEQQGWLQQTFTSLNKNILSQGQVTVHRDYHSRNLMVTHENTPGILDFQDAVHGAITYDLVSLLKDAYIQWDEEQIIDIAVRYWEPAKKAGLPVANDFSEFYRDFEWMGAQRHIKVLGIFARLSHRDGKDGYLKDMPLVMHYLRKVCERYVELRPMLRLLDALEGRVPRPKYVV